From Sphingomonas bisphenolicum, one genomic window encodes:
- a CDS encoding spermidine synthase, with protein MIPREYLDSAQVPGGQELKLYRRGADHMIVLDRNELMSSRMSGSEKQLALMTIERLQGRKAPHLLVGGYGMGFTLRAALGVLDGSARVTVAELVPKIIEWARGPMAELMAGCLDDPRVDLRIEDVVPVIAAGQAAYDAILLDVDNGPDGLTAAANDRLYSAGGLAVAKAALKPGGILAIWSAGSDDPFTRRLRNAGFEVDEVAVKARDNGKGPRHVIWFARKR; from the coding sequence ATGATCCCGCGGGAATATCTGGATTCGGCGCAGGTGCCGGGCGGGCAGGAACTGAAACTCTACCGGCGCGGCGCCGATCACATGATCGTGCTCGACCGCAACGAACTGATGAGCAGCCGGATGAGCGGGTCGGAAAAGCAACTGGCGCTGATGACGATCGAACGGTTGCAGGGGCGTAAGGCGCCGCATCTGCTGGTCGGCGGCTATGGCATGGGTTTCACCCTGCGCGCGGCGCTGGGCGTGCTGGATGGATCGGCGCGTGTGACCGTGGCCGAACTGGTCCCCAAGATCATCGAATGGGCGCGCGGGCCGATGGCGGAATTGATGGCAGGGTGTCTTGACGATCCGCGCGTCGACTTGCGGATCGAGGATGTCGTGCCGGTAATCGCGGCGGGCCAGGCGGCCTATGACGCGATCCTGCTGGATGTCGACAATGGGCCTGACGGCTTGACCGCGGCGGCCAACGACCGGCTCTATTCGGCTGGCGGACTGGCAGTAGCCAAGGCAGCGCTGAAGCCCGGCGGGATATTGGCGATATGGTCGGCGGGATCGGACGACCCGTTCACCCGCCGCCTGCGCAATGCAGGGTTCGAGGTGGATGAGGTCGCGGTCAAGGCGCGCGACAATGGCAAGGGGCCGCGTCATGTGATCTGGTTCGCGCGGAAACGCTGA
- a CDS encoding carboxypeptidase regulatory-like domain-containing protein — protein sequence MTVEWAVALILGLATLLAWVRLCLWHSRAAATGQAASVRLALLMLLQPVVSVLLYCALFPPMMNGGATSLRIATAGTSRLAVAADGAPLILLPEAPAIGGGEAAPDLATALRRHPGVTAIHVLGDGLGPRDVDAARQVSVRFDPPPLRAGIVDLAPPPGVAAGGRFMVGGTLAGLDNATIELIDPAGRLTDSGAADRDGHFRLAGTARAAGAVSFTLRVRKDKRLIEQADVPVWVTESARPKLLILAGAPGPEVKYLRRWASDAGFDVTTQMSAGGGIALGDAPVALDAAGLRRFDVAIVDDRAWAGMRGPLIAAVRGGLGLVLRAGGAIDGATRSQWQALGFGLSGPGGLMPLALPKAAEEAVARTRHGIGSDDAPVDMALPEDIAPDVSRLGLTPGDDGAVPLLEDAGGATLGAWRAIGLGRVALFTGIDSYALTLTGRRDLYGDWWQALLTAVARPAPSSQIVPGIAWADERMALCDIGSDAVVETADGVWTKLVPVAGCGGFWPAKAGWHRLRVKEDIRPFHVQARDALPAMRAARDRQAMAMLSATSRDAPTMAIATGSSGSAWPFWVGWLAASALLWWLERSRIGRHAALHPVRQ from the coding sequence ATGACGGTTGAGTGGGCGGTTGCGCTGATCCTGGGGCTTGCCACGCTCCTCGCCTGGGTGCGACTGTGCCTATGGCATAGCCGTGCGGCGGCGACGGGCCAGGCTGCGTCCGTCCGGCTGGCATTGCTGATGCTGCTCCAGCCGGTGGTGTCGGTTCTGCTCTACTGCGCCCTCTTCCCGCCGATGATGAATGGCGGCGCGACCAGCCTGCGGATTGCGACAGCCGGCACATCGCGCCTTGCCGTTGCGGCCGATGGCGCACCGCTGATCCTGCTGCCGGAAGCGCCCGCGATCGGCGGCGGCGAAGCGGCGCCCGATCTGGCCACGGCGTTGCGGCGTCATCCCGGCGTCACGGCCATCCATGTGCTGGGCGACGGACTTGGCCCGCGAGACGTGGACGCCGCGCGGCAGGTGTCGGTGCGGTTCGACCCGCCACCGCTGCGGGCCGGCATCGTCGATCTGGCGCCACCGCCGGGGGTGGCGGCCGGCGGTCGCTTCATGGTGGGCGGAACGCTGGCCGGGCTGGACAACGCAACGATCGAGTTGATCGACCCGGCGGGGCGCCTGACCGACAGCGGTGCGGCCGACCGGGACGGGCATTTCCGGCTCGCCGGCACGGCGCGGGCGGCGGGCGCGGTCAGCTTCACGCTGCGCGTGCGCAAGGACAAGCGCCTGATCGAACAGGCGGACGTGCCGGTCTGGGTGACGGAAAGCGCCCGTCCCAAGCTGCTGATCCTGGCGGGTGCGCCGGGGCCGGAGGTCAAATATCTGCGCCGCTGGGCAAGCGATGCCGGCTTCGACGTGACGACGCAGATGAGCGCGGGCGGCGGGATCGCCCTGGGCGACGCGCCGGTGGCGCTGGATGCGGCAGGGCTGCGCCGGTTCGACGTAGCGATCGTGGACGATCGCGCCTGGGCGGGGATGCGTGGCCCGTTGATTGCGGCGGTGCGCGGCGGATTGGGGCTGGTTCTGCGCGCGGGCGGCGCAATCGACGGCGCGACGCGGTCGCAATGGCAGGCGCTGGGCTTTGGTCTGAGTGGTCCGGGCGGCCTTATGCCGCTGGCCTTGCCCAAAGCGGCCGAAGAAGCCGTTGCCCGCACCCGCCATGGCATCGGCAGCGACGATGCGCCGGTGGACATGGCCTTGCCTGAAGACATCGCGCCCGATGTCAGTCGCCTGGGCCTGACGCCTGGCGACGATGGGGCCGTGCCCTTGCTGGAGGATGCGGGCGGCGCGACGCTGGGGGCCTGGCGGGCGATCGGATTGGGGCGTGTCGCCCTGTTCACCGGAATCGATAGCTATGCCCTGACCCTGACCGGGCGGCGCGATCTCTATGGCGACTGGTGGCAGGCGCTGCTGACGGCGGTCGCGCGGCCTGCGCCGTCCAGCCAGATCGTCCCCGGCATTGCTTGGGCGGACGAACGGATGGCGCTGTGCGATATTGGCAGCGATGCGGTGGTCGAAACGGCCGATGGCGTATGGACCAAGCTGGTGCCGGTGGCGGGATGCGGCGGCTTCTGGCCCGCAAAGGCCGGCTGGCACAGGCTGCGCGTCAAGGAGGACATTCGCCCCTTCCACGTTCAGGCGCGCGATGCATTGCCGGCCATGCGCGCCGCGCGCGACCGGCAGGCGATGGCCATGCTGTCCGCCACCTCTCGCGACGCGCCGACCATGGCGATCGCGACCGGCAGTTCCGGATCGGCCTGGCCCTTCTGGGTGGGATGGCTGGCGGCGAGCGCGCTGCTCTGGTGGCTGGAGCGGTCGCGCATTGGTCGTCACGCCGCCCTTCATCCCGTGCGGCAGTAG
- a CDS encoding DUF4175 family protein: MTALLARWIAPARWRALTDTWALALPLLVAAGTVGWRLGGPAFALLLVAIGSAIAFFIARRRAARFDRAWLVRSLDNNRPELEDSSALLFAQHAPLAPLQVLQRDRIAARIDHGTPKDLRPDWSRRSLLAFSLVAVAVVVVALLWPRPGEGPPTLAPALEGLPARPGIPRLIAQNLRIIPPAYTGMPVRDSASLDARAPQGARLEWTLRFDPQASAPRLAMLAGQPPGLRRDGETWIASRTLDASFLYRIDPADARGPPPPLHRIDAIADSPPQVKALSPTASLSMITPGQRSWTPIFAATDDYGVAATARLRVTLAIGEGENVTFSEREIAVAGSGPARDRRFAPRLDFASFGFVAGGDMVVQLIVRDNRSPAPQEMRGPSLILRWPSAKQPESSGMEGMVNTTLPAYFRSQRQIIIDAEALIKQKRALASDRFVTRSASIGGDQQILRGRYSQFLGGEEEGEPESPTADGHSEGDGHDHGGPPKQPSAGFGAPEDVLGDFGHPHEDSPASSLDPETRAILKQAVNEMWQSERELKQGRPDLALPFAYKALRFIKEVQQATRIFLSRVGPELPPIDATRRMTGKREGLANRTLGIAPVEGRDGPAAAAWRALGDGPDAIRGPIALGALEAWTRTNAGRLPDALALTGAIDAVRSDPACTACRARLRAQLWTAMERPLARPARRRPVDAAGARYLGAIGAAP, translated from the coding sequence ATGACGGCGCTGCTCGCGCGCTGGATCGCGCCCGCACGCTGGCGGGCATTGACCGATACGTGGGCGTTGGCGTTGCCGTTACTGGTCGCTGCCGGCACCGTCGGCTGGCGCTTGGGGGGACCGGCCTTCGCCCTGTTGCTGGTCGCGATCGGCAGCGCCATTGCATTTTTCATCGCGCGTCGGCGCGCCGCTCGCTTCGATCGCGCCTGGCTGGTCCGCAGCCTCGACAATAATCGCCCGGAACTGGAGGACAGCAGCGCGCTGCTGTTCGCCCAACATGCCCCGCTTGCGCCGTTGCAGGTGCTTCAGCGCGATCGCATCGCGGCGCGGATCGATCATGGCACGCCAAAGGATCTGAGGCCCGACTGGTCGCGCCGGTCGCTGCTGGCGTTCAGTCTTGTGGCCGTAGCGGTGGTCGTCGTCGCCCTGCTGTGGCCGCGTCCCGGCGAAGGGCCGCCGACCCTGGCACCCGCGCTGGAAGGCCTGCCCGCCCGGCCCGGCATCCCGCGCCTGATCGCGCAAAATCTGCGCATCATCCCGCCCGCTTATACCGGCATGCCGGTGCGCGATTCCGCCTCGCTCGATGCGCGCGCGCCGCAGGGCGCGCGGCTGGAATGGACGCTGCGGTTCGATCCGCAGGCGAGCGCCCCCCGTCTGGCGATGCTTGCAGGCCAACCGCCGGGCCTGCGCCGCGACGGCGAGACATGGATCGCCAGCCGGACGCTCGATGCGTCCTTTCTCTATCGCATCGATCCCGCCGACGCGCGCGGCCCGCCCCCGCCGCTGCACCGGATCGACGCCATCGCCGACTCGCCGCCGCAGGTGAAGGCGCTGTCGCCGACCGCCAGCCTGTCCATGATCACGCCGGGCCAGCGCAGTTGGACCCCAATCTTTGCCGCGACCGACGATTATGGCGTCGCCGCGACCGCCCGGCTACGCGTGACGCTGGCCATCGGCGAGGGCGAGAATGTGACCTTCAGCGAACGGGAAATCGCCGTAGCGGGGAGCGGCCCGGCCCGCGACCGACGCTTTGCGCCGCGGCTCGACTTTGCCAGCTTCGGTTTCGTCGCTGGCGGCGACATGGTCGTGCAGTTGATCGTGCGCGACAATCGCTCCCCCGCTCCGCAGGAGATGCGCGGTCCCAGCCTGATCCTGCGCTGGCCATCGGCAAAACAGCCCGAAAGCAGCGGGATGGAGGGGATGGTGAACACCACCCTGCCCGCTTATTTCCGCAGCCAGCGGCAGATCATCATCGATGCAGAAGCGCTCATCAAACAGAAGCGCGCGCTGGCGTCCGACCGTTTTGTGACGCGATCGGCGTCGATCGGCGGCGACCAGCAGATATTGCGTGGCCGCTACAGCCAGTTTCTGGGTGGCGAGGAGGAAGGCGAGCCGGAATCGCCGACCGCGGACGGACATAGCGAAGGCGACGGCCACGACCATGGCGGACCGCCGAAACAGCCCAGTGCCGGCTTCGGCGCGCCGGAGGATGTGCTGGGCGATTTCGGCCATCCCCATGAGGATAGCCCCGCCTCCAGTCTCGATCCCGAAACCCGCGCGATCCTGAAACAGGCCGTCAACGAAATGTGGCAATCCGAACGGGAGTTGAAGCAGGGGCGGCCAGACCTGGCCCTGCCCTTCGCCTATAAGGCGCTGCGTTTCATCAAGGAGGTGCAGCAGGCGACCCGCATCTTCCTGTCGCGGGTCGGCCCGGAATTGCCGCCGATCGACGCGACCCGACGCATGACCGGCAAGCGCGAGGGGCTGGCGAACCGCACATTGGGCATCGCCCCTGTAGAAGGACGCGACGGCCCCGCCGCTGCCGCATGGCGAGCGCTGGGCGACGGGCCGGATGCGATCCGCGGGCCGATCGCGCTGGGCGCCTTGGAGGCGTGGACGCGCACCAATGCCGGGCGACTGCCCGATGCGCTGGCGCTGACGGGGGCGATCGACGCGGTGCGCAGCGATCCCGCCTGCACGGCCTGCCGCGCCCGTTTGCGCGCGCAGCTCTGGACGGCGATGGAGCGGCCGCTGGCGCGTCCGGCCCGGCGTCGTCCGGTCGATGCGGCCGGTGCACGCTATCTGGGCGCGATCGGAGCGGCGCCATGA
- a CDS encoding BatA domain-containing protein has protein sequence MSMGLLFPAALAALLALVVPLVIHIARKSEQRPTDFAALRWLRQKPKPRSRLRFDEWPLLLARMALLALAALWLAQPILFGAADRSPYVAVVPGAQFDAAAFGDSRLRWIAPGFPEIDAPRPAGPLPIASLIRQIDAELPAGTPLTIVTPSIIDGADADRLRLSRKVTWRITSGNMADADVKLAPPPGLSVRVDADHRGALRYIRAAALAWQPAGREADIDTASIDAPLPDRRRILVWLAGGTLPDGVLRRVEDGGTVLAASDARLPGGRPALPVWRDELGVPMAEALPIGKGRLLHFTRALTPAQMPILAGADFPVQLRALLAPLTPPARVAAADYAPLTGGRSYDQPPQSLRPWLALLIALGLLVERWMATRRSRGVAP, from the coding sequence ATGAGCATGGGACTGCTCTTCCCGGCGGCGCTGGCTGCACTTTTGGCGCTGGTCGTGCCGCTGGTCATCCATATCGCGCGCAAGAGCGAGCAACGGCCGACCGATTTCGCCGCGTTGCGCTGGCTGCGGCAGAAGCCGAAGCCGCGCTCCCGGCTGCGCTTCGACGAATGGCCCTTGTTGCTGGCAAGGATGGCGTTGCTGGCGCTGGCGGCATTGTGGCTGGCGCAGCCGATCCTGTTCGGCGCGGCCGATCGCAGCCCCTATGTCGCCGTGGTGCCGGGCGCGCAATTTGACGCCGCGGCGTTCGGGGATAGCCGCCTCCGCTGGATCGCGCCGGGCTTCCCGGAGATCGACGCGCCCCGGCCGGCCGGGCCGCTGCCGATCGCCAGCCTGATCCGGCAGATCGACGCGGAATTGCCGGCCGGAACGCCACTGACTATCGTCACGCCCTCAATCATCGACGGCGCGGACGCCGATCGGCTGCGCCTTTCGCGCAAGGTGACATGGCGGATCACGAGTGGGAACATGGCGGATGCCGACGTCAAGCTGGCACCGCCGCCGGGCCTGTCCGTTCGCGTCGATGCCGATCATCGCGGCGCGCTGCGCTACATCCGCGCCGCCGCGCTGGCATGGCAACCGGCGGGACGTGAGGCGGATATCGACACGGCGTCGATCGATGCCCCGCTGCCCGACCGGCGACGGATATTGGTCTGGCTGGCAGGCGGCACCTTGCCGGACGGCGTCCTGCGCCGGGTGGAGGATGGCGGCACGGTGCTGGCGGCGAGCGATGCACGCTTGCCGGGCGGCCGCCCTGCCCTGCCGGTCTGGCGCGACGAACTGGGCGTCCCGATGGCGGAGGCGCTGCCGATCGGCAAGGGACGCCTGCTGCATTTCACGCGCGCGCTGACGCCGGCGCAGATGCCCATATTGGCGGGCGCGGATTTCCCCGTTCAATTGCGCGCGCTGTTAGCCCCCTTGACGCCACCTGCGCGCGTCGCCGCCGCCGATTATGCACCGTTGACGGGCGGGCGCAGCTATGACCAGCCGCCGCAATCCTTGCGGCCCTGGTTGGCCCTGCTGATCGCGCTGGGGCTGCTGGTCGAGCGCTGGATGGCGACGCGCCGCAGCAGGGGCGTCGCGCCATGA
- a CDS encoding DUF58 domain-containing protein: MVDLIPPDVRSRLRGLRLVTRRAVGSHGLGQHRSHSRGAGLEFAQYRAYEPGDELRQIDWKLYARSDKFFVREAERVSPVAVWIMIDASASMGQADAVRPDYCRLDAAKSITAAIAELAMAQGDRFGFMALGDEGLALLPPATGARQRDRLLLDLLTVHPARGFAAEAQLGPVWERIGAHDLVILLSDCFDDGAVALAEKLAAAGRETLVIEMLTVAERDFPFDGGYRFRDPETGEEYLGDGAALRAGFIARFGEARAALHARLDGAGIRHVAHVLDEPIDLPLRRLFSAHGAADYA; the protein is encoded by the coding sequence ATGGTCGACCTGATCCCCCCTGACGTGCGCAGCCGCCTTCGCGGCCTGCGGCTCGTCACGCGTCGGGCGGTGGGATCGCATGGGCTGGGCCAGCACCGGAGCCATAGCCGGGGCGCGGGGCTGGAGTTCGCCCAATATCGCGCCTATGAACCGGGCGACGAACTGCGACAGATCGACTGGAAACTCTACGCCCGGTCGGACAAATTCTTCGTGCGCGAAGCCGAGCGCGTAAGCCCGGTCGCGGTGTGGATAATGATCGACGCCAGCGCCTCCATGGGGCAGGCCGACGCCGTGCGTCCTGACTATTGCCGTCTCGACGCGGCCAAAAGCATCACCGCCGCCATCGCCGAACTGGCGATGGCACAGGGCGACCGCTTCGGCTTCATGGCGCTGGGTGACGAGGGGCTGGCATTGCTGCCGCCCGCGACCGGCGCGCGCCAGCGCGACCGGCTGCTGCTCGACCTGCTGACCGTCCATCCCGCGCGCGGCTTTGCGGCGGAGGCGCAACTGGGGCCGGTGTGGGAGCGGATCGGCGCGCATGACCTGGTCATCCTGCTGAGCGACTGTTTCGATGACGGCGCGGTGGCGCTGGCGGAGAAACTGGCGGCGGCCGGGCGCGAAACGCTGGTGATCGAGATGCTGACCGTCGCCGAACGGGATTTCCCCTTCGACGGCGGCTATCGCTTTCGCGATCCCGAAACGGGCGAGGAATATCTGGGGGACGGCGCGGCATTGCGGGCCGGATTCATCGCCCGCTTCGGGGAAGCCCGCGCCGCGCTGCACGCCCGGCTGGACGGTGCGGGCATCCGCCATGTCGCGCATGTGCTGGACGAACCGATCGACCTGCCGCTGCGCCGCCTCTTTTCCGCCCATGGCGCGGCGGACTATGCATGA
- a CDS encoding AAA family ATPase — protein MTEITEAEIQARLARLTQLRAAIGQAIVGQADVVEQLLIGLLAGGHCLLEGVPGLGKTLLVRSLGEALKLDFRRVQFTPDLMPSDILGTELLEEDHGTGHRSFRFQQGPVFTNLLLADELNRTPPKTQAALLEAMQEKTVSYGGVTHQLPKPFFVLATQNPLEQAGTYPLPEAQLDRFLLHVRVDYPTEEEERAILAQTTGATAGMVPMVMEGEDVLALQRLVRDVHFSDELLHWVTRIVRASRPGDGAPEDIRKYVKWGAGPRAGQSLILCAKARALLHGRLAATREDIAALAAPVMRHRLLLSFAAEAEGHSADDVVAALIRAVPLA, from the coding sequence ATGACCGAAATTACCGAAGCCGAAATCCAGGCCCGTCTTGCGCGATTGACCCAATTGCGCGCGGCGATCGGGCAGGCGATCGTCGGTCAGGCCGATGTGGTGGAGCAATTGCTGATCGGCCTGCTGGCGGGCGGCCATTGCCTGCTGGAAGGCGTACCGGGGCTGGGCAAGACGCTGCTCGTCCGGTCGCTGGGCGAGGCGTTGAAGCTAGATTTCCGCCGCGTCCAGTTCACCCCCGACCTGATGCCCAGCGACATATTGGGCACCGAATTGCTGGAGGAGGATCATGGCACCGGCCATCGCAGCTTCCGCTTTCAACAAGGGCCGGTCTTCACCAACCTGCTGCTGGCCGACGAACTCAACCGGACCCCGCCCAAGACGCAGGCGGCGCTGCTGGAGGCGATGCAGGAAAAGACAGTCAGCTATGGCGGCGTGACGCATCAACTTCCCAAGCCTTTCTTCGTGCTGGCGACGCAGAACCCGCTGGAGCAGGCCGGCACCTACCCCCTGCCCGAAGCGCAACTCGACCGCTTCCTCCTCCATGTCCGCGTCGATTATCCGACCGAAGAGGAAGAACGCGCGATCCTGGCCCAGACCACCGGGGCGACGGCTGGCATGGTCCCCATGGTCATGGAGGGCGAGGATGTGCTGGCGCTCCAGCGGCTGGTGCGCGACGTGCATTTCAGCGACGAGTTGCTCCATTGGGTGACGCGGATCGTACGGGCGAGCCGCCCCGGCGACGGCGCACCGGAAGATATCCGCAAATATGTGAAATGGGGCGCAGGGCCGCGCGCCGGCCAGTCGCTGATCCTGTGCGCCAAGGCGCGCGCGCTGCTGCATGGTCGTCTGGCCGCAACGCGCGAGGATATCGCCGCGCTCGCCGCGCCGGTGATGCGCCATCGCCTGCTGCTGTCCTTCGCCGCCGAAGCGGAGGGGCACAGCGCCGACGACGTGGTCGCCGCCCTGATCCGCGCCGTGCCGCTCGCCTGA
- a CDS encoding DUF4159 domain-containing protein — protein sequence MTRSDFLRLMAGGLASGLLARPFAAAAAAGGYDFWFTRLRYDSGDWDVDQRMPSNMITSLIDYTTLRVDPKEHVVALSDPKMLTAPFCYIAGHKLVEFSAAERRNFERYVRNGGFVMVDDCNHDIDGLFARSFEAQMAKIFGPKALKTLPKSHGLYRSFFKFDDGPPNTGLELNGWGDDLVHNYLKGIEVNGRLGVLYSNKDYGCEWDYDWRNKRFLAEDNTKFAVNIVMYALSV from the coding sequence ATGACGCGCAGCGACTTTCTCCGGTTGATGGCGGGCGGTCTGGCCAGCGGGTTGCTGGCCCGGCCGTTCGCCGCCGCCGCGGCAGCCGGGGGGTATGATTTCTGGTTCACGCGGTTGCGATACGATTCGGGCGACTGGGACGTCGACCAGCGCATGCCGTCGAACATGATCACGTCCCTGATCGACTATACGACGTTGCGGGTGGACCCCAAGGAGCATGTGGTCGCGCTATCGGACCCCAAGATGCTGACCGCGCCCTTCTGCTACATAGCGGGGCACAAGCTGGTCGAATTTTCGGCGGCCGAACGCCGCAATTTCGAACGCTATGTCCGCAATGGCGGCTTCGTGATGGTGGACGATTGCAACCATGACATAGACGGCCTGTTCGCCCGCTCGTTCGAGGCGCAGATGGCAAAGATTTTCGGGCCGAAGGCGTTGAAGACGCTGCCCAAGAGCCATGGCCTCTACCGCAGCTTCTTCAAATTCGATGATGGGCCGCCCAATACCGGGCTGGAACTCAATGGCTGGGGCGACGATCTGGTCCACAACTATCTGAAAGGGATAGAGGTGAACGGCCGGCTGGGCGTTCTGTACAGCAACAAGGATTATGGCTGCGAATGGGATTATGACTGGCGCAACAAGCGCTTCCTGGCCGAGGACAATACGAAGTTCGCGGTCAATATCGTGATGTATGCGCTGTCGGTGTGA
- a CDS encoding TldD/PmbA family protein, whose product MSILSEAQAKTILTKVVGFSKADECTAQLIGAIRGNVRFARNDVSTAGITDNIELSVQVAFGKRVGTATINQFDDAALERVVRRAEELAKLAPENPEFMPALPKQTYMKTDTFSASTAGIDAAYRAKVATDSIGPCRAEKLIAAGYLEDQAGFVAFLNSKGNYGYQTSTSSDYTCTVRTEDGRGSGWVGHNVQDVATFNAGEDIRVAMRKASASAEAKALEPGKYTVILEPAAAAGLVAFMMFFFDARSADEGRSFLSKKGGGNKLGEQVYGPQVTMFTDPAYPGAAVLPWDDGDNLPRKKLPIIQNGKLVNMNYSRFWSQKQGKPEQAQFGNVIMEGGTKSTADLIRTTERGILVSRTWYIRMVDPQTVLLTGLTRDGTFYIENGQIKYPVKNFRFNESPVIMLNNVEEFGKPVRVKSDESDMVMVIPPMKLRDFTFTSLSDAV is encoded by the coding sequence ATGAGCATCCTTTCCGAAGCACAGGCCAAGACGATCCTGACCAAGGTCGTGGGCTTTTCCAAGGCGGACGAATGCACCGCCCAACTGATCGGCGCGATCCGCGGCAATGTTCGCTTCGCGCGCAATGACGTGTCCACCGCGGGCATCACCGACAATATCGAACTGTCCGTGCAGGTCGCGTTCGGCAAGCGCGTCGGCACCGCGACGATCAACCAGTTCGACGACGCCGCGCTGGAGCGCGTGGTGCGCCGCGCCGAGGAGCTGGCCAAGCTGGCCCCGGAAAATCCGGAATTCATGCCGGCGCTGCCCAAGCAGACCTATATGAAGACCGATACGTTCAGCGCATCGACGGCGGGTATCGACGCGGCCTATCGCGCCAAGGTAGCGACCGATTCGATCGGCCCCTGCCGCGCCGAGAAGCTGATCGCGGCAGGCTATCTGGAGGATCAGGCGGGCTTCGTCGCCTTCCTGAACAGCAAGGGCAATTACGGTTACCAGACGTCGACCAGTTCCGACTATACCTGCACCGTCCGCACCGAGGATGGGCGCGGGTCCGGCTGGGTCGGGCATAATGTGCAGGACGTCGCGACCTTCAACGCGGGCGAGGATATTCGCGTCGCCATGCGCAAGGCGAGCGCGTCGGCCGAGGCCAAGGCATTGGAACCGGGCAAATATACCGTGATCCTGGAACCGGCGGCGGCGGCCGGGCTGGTCGCCTTCATGATGTTCTTCTTCGACGCACGATCGGCCGATGAAGGCCGCAGCTTCCTGTCGAAAAAGGGCGGCGGCAACAAGCTGGGCGAGCAGGTCTATGGCCCGCAGGTCACGATGTTCACCGACCCCGCCTATCCCGGCGCGGCGGTGCTGCCCTGGGACGATGGCGACAACCTGCCGCGCAAGAAGCTGCCGATCATTCAGAACGGCAAGCTGGTGAACATGAATTACAGCCGTTTCTGGTCGCAAAAGCAGGGCAAGCCGGAACAGGCGCAGTTCGGCAACGTCATCATGGAAGGCGGCACCAAGTCGACCGCCGACCTGATCCGCACCACCGAACGCGGCATATTGGTGTCGCGCACCTGGTATATCCGCATGGTCGATCCGCAGACGGTGCTGCTGACCGGCCTGACCCGCGACGGCACCTTCTATATCGAAAATGGCCAGATCAAATATCCGGTGAAGAATTTCCGCTTCAACGAAAGCCCCGTCATCATGCTCAACAATGTCGAGGAGTTCGGCAAGCCGGTGCGGGTGAAGAGCGACGAATCGGACATGGTCATGGTGATCCCGCCGATGAAGCTGCGCGACTTCACCTTCACCTCGCTGTCGGACGCGGTGTGA